The sequence below is a genomic window from Elusimicrobiota bacterium.
ATGATGATCGCGGTGAGATAGACAAGATTCTCCAGGGTGGCGATCTTTTCGGCGTATGCGGACCCGGCCCAATAGGCCGCGCCGATGGCGGTTTCCATGGCGTAGAACGCCAGCAGGGCCAGTGGCGAATGCCCGACCACGGGTCCGGCCCGGAACCCCGGCCAGAACAGCCACTCCACCAGGAACCAAAGCGGGGCGAGAAGGTAGAAGACCTTGATCGCCTTGGGGCCTGGCGCGGGCAGGTCCTGCGTCGCCGTCGGTATTTCGAATTCGCTCAACTCGTTTCTCGCCCCTTGCGGTCGCGGGCTCCCTCGATCGGTATCTTACAATACGCGGAGCCAAGAATGCCGCGATGCGTCAGGGAACTTTCCGCCGCCTGCCTCGTATGTAGAGTGGGGGTGCTCTCATGGAACCGATCCGGATAAGGCCGGGCGGGCAGGGCAGGCTCAAGGTGCTCTTCCCATACTCGCCCGAACGCGTGGACAAGATCAGGACCGTTGCCGACAGGTGGTGGCACGAGGAGGAGAAGTTCTGGACCGTCCCCTATGACGGCCAAGCTGTGGCCCGGCTCATCAAGCTCTTCGCCGGAGAGCAGGTCCTGGTGGCTCCGGGGCTCAGGCCGGCCCCGGCCCTTGGGCCGAGCTTCGAGACGGCCCCGTTCCTGGAGAGGCTGCGCGCCGCGATGCGCACCCGACATCTAAGCCGGGGGACCGAGAGATCCTATGTGGGCTGGGCCAAGCGCTTCCTGCGCCGCCAGGCCGGCGCGCGGCCCGAGGACCTGGGAGAGGCCGAGATAGGCCGATTCCTGTCTGATTTGGCCACAGCCGGGGTGAGCGCCTCGACTCAAAACCAGGCCTTGAACGCCCTCTTGTTCCTCTTCCGGCAGGTCCTGGACAAGAAGATCGGCATGCTCAACGGGGTGGTGCGCGCCAAGCGGCCCCGCACCCTGCCCGTGGTGCCTACCCGCGAGGAGGTGCGGGCGGTGCTGAACTGCATGGACGGGGTCCCGCGGCTCATGGCCATGCTGCTCTATGGCGCGGGGCTGCGAGTTTCGGAGTGCTGCAGCCTGAGGGTCAAGGACCTGGACTTCGGCCAGAATCGGATATGGGTCTGGGGCGGAAAGGGCGGCAAGGACCGGTGGACCATACTCCCGTCCGCGGCGCAGGAGCCTTTGCAAAAGCAGCTGGAAAAAGTCCGGCGACAGCACGACGCGGACCTGCTGGAGGGCTTGGGCCGCGTGACGTTGCCCGATGCCATGGACCGGCAATGCGCCGGCACGGCCAAGGACTGGGGCTGGCAATGGGTCTTCCCGGGCAAAAGCCATGACGAGGACAGCCGGACCAGCGAGCGGCGGCGCAATCATCTTCATGAGACCGTGCTCCAGAGGGCTTTTAAGGAGGCGCGAGTAAGGTCGGGCATCAGCAAGCCGGCAACCTGTCATTCGCTGCGCCACAGCTTCGCCACGCACATGA
It includes:
- a CDS encoding integron integrase, producing MAPGLRPAPALGPSFETAPFLERLRAAMRTRHLSRGTERSYVGWAKRFLRRQAGARPEDLGEAEIGRFLSDLATAGVSASTQNQALNALLFLFRQVLDKKIGMLNGVVRAKRPRTLPVVPTREEVRAVLNCMDGVPRLMAMLLYGAGLRVSECCSLRVKDLDFGQNRIWVWGGKGGKDRWTILPSAAQEPLQKQLEKVRRQHDADLLEGLGRVTLPDAMDRQCAGTAKDWGWQWVFPGKSHDEDSRTSERRRNHLHETVLQRAFKEARVRSGISKPATCHSLRHSFATHMIEDGYDIRTVQELLGHWELETTMIYTHVPQRGGQAVVSPADRMALGWREGSP